Below is a genomic region from Bacillus mycoides.
ATCCAATCCATCACTTATCTTTTGTTTCACTTTTCCGACTTTTTCTTTTACAGTTCCCTTCGTCTTCTCCCACTTCCCTTCATTTTTCAACTCTCTATCTTCTGTAACTTCACCAATTCCTTCTTTTACTTGCCCCTTTTTCTTTTCAACTTTACCAGTAATTTGTTCTTTTAGCCCGCTCTCACTCATATTTCCAATCTCCTTTTCGTAATAGATTTGTAGATTTAAAGAGTATGAATTTAAATAGAATACGTGCATCTTCTTTCTTGTAACCATTCACCGACTCTTTCTAAATCCTTAACGAATAACAAGATTTTCCCTTCATCCAGTTTTTCTTCATAAAAGTTAGCTTCTTCCTCATTAAGTCCTAATTCTTGCATCTTATTTCTTAACTGATCTCCTGTTTTTTGAAAAACATTAATAATACTTGTCCCAAGTCCCTCTTCTTTTATTCCAATTGTATTCACGTCTGCATTGTCTGCGATTCTATCTGTCCTTTCTTTCTCATGTGTTAATACGGAAATATCTTTTTGGTCGATTCCTTTCTTCACTAGATCATTCGCTGCATTCATGACCTCTTTCTCCGTAATAAATTCATATACAAAAGGTTTACTATACTTCGTTTCCATCTTTAACTTCCTCCTCTAAAATGAATTATTTGTTATATTATATGTAATACACCCATTTTCGAAATGTTAAACATAAAATATGAAAAAAATTATGTGAATTTTGATTTTGATAGAGAATGAACCGCATATTTTTCATATATACGCTTCATATTATTCATACGAACATCATTAAAACTAGTAAACATGTCTCCCTATGATTTACAAAATTATCTCCTTACAATAACTACCTAAAATAACAGAAAATTGCTATAATTAAACGTAAGGAGGGATACTATGAAAAAAATCATATCTATATGCGCTCTAACCGCTCTATCTTTCACTTTAATAGGCTGTACAAGCACTTCTACTACAAATAATACTCCAA
It encodes:
- a CDS encoding CsbD family protein, with amino-acid sequence MSESGLKEQITGKVEKKKGQVKEGIGEVTEDRELKNEGKWEKTKGTVKEKVGKVKQKISDGLDNKE
- a CDS encoding general stress protein gives rise to the protein METKYSKPFVYEFITEKEVMNAANDLVKKGIDQKDISVLTHEKERTDRIADNADVNTIGIKEEGLGTSIINVFQKTGDQLRNKMQELGLNEEEANFYEEKLDEGKILLFVKDLERVGEWLQERRCTYSI